From the genome of Glycine max cultivar Williams 82 chromosome 2, Glycine_max_v4.0, whole genome shotgun sequence, one region includes:
- the LOC100817990 gene encoding putative glutamine amidotransferase GAT1_2.1: MSTDLSVILPRVLIVSRRSVRKNKFVDFVGEYHLDLIVGYGAVPVIVPRVSGVHMLLDSFEPIHGVLLCEGEDIDPSWYEQDIAGLSQEELEEIKRLHASDTAIDKEKDSIELSLAKLCLERNIPYLGICRGSQILNVACGGTLYQDIGKELSIKCLDSQRVMHINYDDYDGHRHDVEVVENTPLHHWFKDSLEEGKMNICVNSYHHQGVKRLAQRFVPMVFAPDGLIEGFYDPDAYNPEEGKFIMGLQFHPERMRKPDSDEFDYPGCPFAYKEFVKAVVAHQKKLNSLTSVQKPIKLNKEMEIKRKIIVRSFSLAKNLYIAGRGTNSPKETELEAGAEFLESNTALSVQQENRLKQMGATVRNAGSYIERLKLNEEREKMARNVMAKMTVEQLSDLLSFYHTMGQICSEVLDIKIHGLVNDLGS, from the exons ATGTCCACCGATCTCTCTGTCATTCTCCCTCGTGTTCTCATTGTCTCTAGACGAAGCGTTCGCAAAAACAAGTTCGTTGATTTCGTTG gtgaATATCACCTAGATCTTATAGTAGGGTATGGCGCGGTGCCCGTGATTGTTCCTCGTGTTTCCGGGGTGCACATGTTGTTGGATAGCTTTGAGCCAATCCACGGCGTGCTTCTGTGTGAAGGTGAAGACATTGATCCTTCTTGGTACGAACAAGATATCGCGGGTCTTTCACAAGAGGAATTGGAAGAGATTAAAAGGCTTCATGCAAGTGACACGGCCATTGACAAAGAGAAAGACTCAATTGAGTTGAGTCTCGCCAAGCTATGTCTCGAGAGGAACATTCCCTACTTGGGAATTTGCAGGGGCTCACAGATTCTTAATGTTGCATGTGGGGGTACCCTTTACCAGGACATAGGGAAAGAGCTTTCAATTAAGTGTCTCGATAGCCAAAGGGTTATGCACATAAACTATGACGATTATGATGGGCATAGGCACGATGTGGAAGTGGTTGAAAACACCCCTTTGCATCATTGGTTTAAGGATTCTTTggaagaaggaaaaatgaatatttgtgTTAATAGCTATCACCATCAAGGGGTCAAGAGATTGGCACAACGTTTTGTGCCAATGGTCTTTGCACCTGATGGCTTGATTGAAGGGTTTTATGACCCAGATGCTTATAATCCAGAGGAGGGTAAGTTCATTATGGGATTGCAGTTTCACCCTGAGCGTATGAGGAAGCCTGATTCGGATGAGTTTGATTACCCAGGATGCCCCTTTGCTTATAAG GAATTTGTAAAAGCAGTTGTTGCTCATCAGAAGAAGCTGAACAGCTTAACATCCGTACAAAAGCCTATTAAGCTTAATAAGGAaatggaaatcaaaaggaagattATTGTGCGTAGTTTCTCACTTGCCAAAAACCTATACATTGCTGGCCGTGGAACTAATTCCCCCAAAGAGACTGAACTCGAAGCTGGAGCAGAATTTCTTGAG TCCAACACAGCCTTGAGTGTGCAACAAGAGAATAGGTTAAAGCAAATGGGTGCAACGGTTAGGAATGCAGGCTCCTACATAGAGAGACTGAAGCTAAAcgaggaaagagaaaaaatggcAAGAAATGTGATGGCGAAAATGACCGTGGAACAGTTGTCTGATCTCTTGTCTTTCTATCACACTATGGGACAAATTTGTTCAGAAGTATTGGATATTAAGATACATGGCCTTGTCAATGACTTAGGTTCATGA